A single window of Methanomassiliicoccus sp. DNA harbors:
- a CDS encoding TIGR00296 family protein, producing MKDSEGELAVRMARQAVEAEARGEDDGHVDAPESFRDKRGVFVTISSYPGHLLRGCIGFPEPIFSLASAILQAAQHACHDPRFEDLQADELDINVIEVTVLTPPEEIKVGDRRDLPKMVKVGRDGLIAEFGPYRGLLLPQVPVEWGWDAEEFLGQVCMKAGMGPDMWLDRRTTLYRFEGEIFAEESPRGKVVRKEITHGACR from the coding sequence ATGAAGGACAGCGAGGGTGAGCTGGCGGTCAGGATGGCCAGGCAGGCGGTGGAGGCCGAGGCCAGGGGAGAGGACGACGGTCACGTGGACGCACCGGAGAGCTTTCGCGACAAGCGTGGGGTGTTCGTGACCATAAGCTCATACCCAGGCCATCTGCTGCGGGGATGCATCGGTTTCCCCGAGCCGATCTTCTCCCTGGCATCGGCGATCCTGCAGGCTGCCCAGCACGCCTGCCACGATCCCCGCTTCGAGGACCTTCAGGCCGATGAGCTCGATATCAACGTCATTGAGGTGACGGTGCTCACGCCCCCCGAGGAGATCAAGGTGGGCGACCGTAGGGACCTTCCCAAGATGGTCAAGGTGGGAAGGGACGGCCTGATCGCCGAGTTCGGACCCTACCGCGGCCTTTTACTGCCACAGGTGCCGGTGGAGTGGGGATGGGACGCCGAAGAGTTCTTGGGGCAGGTGTGCATGAAGGCGGGCATGGGTCCCGACATGTGGCTCGACCGGCGCACCACGCTCTACCGCTTCGAGGGCGAGATCTTCGCTGAGGAGAGCCCCCGGGGCAAGGTGGTCAGAAAGGAGATCACTCATGGAGCTTGTCGTTGA
- the pyrC gene encoding dihydroorotase codes for MELVVEGRAFVRGRLSNWCIGIEDGRIVELGKSLKGEERLDCRHMLVLPAAIDPHVHLRDPGLTAKEDFSTGTLAAACGGVGCVLDMPNTLPPAVKLIDLKEKMEVVAGKAWVDYGLFAGCVPGGKLEGMAPHAIAFKMFMGSSTGKLLVTEERDMLHIGQAVKATGKVLSVHAEDEALIGSEMEHNLYDHLKNRPSKAEVSAIRKLPALGCRINVCHVSSAEGLLTAQELGLDKEIAAHHMLLDRDSKRGPYAKVNPPLRTEQDRLALLQAFIAGRIEMLGSDHAPHTIEDKEQEFSAAPSGMPGVETQVPLMLALVKKGLLPLDVLVRAMAERPAETFGLNKGRIEEGRDADLMIVDTRTMAGIKVNNLHSKCGWTLYEGFDAIFPHATMVRGSVVVEDGSVTGERAGRDVVA; via the coding sequence ATGGAGCTTGTCGTTGAAGGCCGCGCTTTCGTTCGCGGCAGATTGTCCAACTGGTGCATAGGCATCGAGGATGGCAGGATAGTTGAGCTGGGGAAGAGCCTCAAGGGCGAGGAACGATTGGACTGTCGGCACATGCTTGTGCTCCCGGCGGCGATCGATCCCCACGTCCATCTCCGCGACCCCGGGTTGACTGCCAAGGAGGACTTCTCCACGGGAACCCTGGCCGCCGCCTGCGGAGGGGTAGGCTGCGTGCTGGACATGCCCAATACTCTACCTCCGGCGGTCAAGCTCATCGACCTCAAAGAGAAGATGGAGGTCGTGGCCGGTAAGGCCTGGGTCGACTACGGGCTGTTCGCTGGCTGCGTTCCAGGCGGCAAGCTGGAGGGGATGGCCCCTCATGCCATAGCCTTCAAGATGTTCATGGGGTCCTCGACCGGCAAGCTCTTGGTGACCGAGGAGAGGGACATGCTGCACATCGGTCAGGCGGTGAAGGCCACGGGCAAGGTGCTCAGCGTGCACGCTGAGGACGAGGCCCTCATCGGTTCCGAGATGGAGCATAACCTCTATGATCATCTAAAGAACCGGCCGTCCAAGGCCGAGGTGTCGGCCATCCGGAAGCTCCCGGCTCTGGGCTGTCGGATCAACGTCTGCCATGTCTCCTCGGCCGAGGGGCTCCTCACGGCCCAGGAGCTTGGCCTTGACAAGGAGATCGCCGCGCACCATATGCTCCTGGACCGTGACTCGAAGAGGGGACCGTACGCCAAGGTCAACCCTCCCCTGCGCACCGAGCAGGACCGCCTTGCACTACTGCAGGCGTTCATCGCCGGACGGATCGAGATGCTCGGGTCGGACCACGCCCCGCATACTATCGAGGACAAGGAGCAGGAGTTCTCCGCGGCCCCTTCGGGAATGCCTGGTGTAGAGACCCAGGTCCCCCTCATGCTCGCTTTGGTGAAGAAGGGCCTGCTGCCGCTGGACGTCCTGGTCCGGGCGATGGCCGAGCGGCCGGCAGAGACGTTTGGCCTCAACAAAGGGCGGATCGAGGAAGGTCGGGACGCCGACCTCATGATCGTTGATACGCGGACCATGGCCGGCATAAAGGTTAATAACCTCCATAGCAAGTGCGGCTGGACCCTCTACGAGGGATTCGACGCGATTTTCCCCCACGCCACCATGGTGCGCGGGAGCGTGGTGGTGGAGGACGGGAGCGTCACCGGAGAGAGGGCAGGCAGGGACGTCGTTGCTTGA
- a CDS encoding YkgJ family cysteine cluster protein encodes MLELDVDMSELEGRSFTCDDKCGLCCLCQAEVLPHEVPFFKKNHPSRVVMKAEPHRHVALALKGGEGPCTFLTPSRRCQIYSDRPHYCRQFPFHIYVGTRVQVELDLSCRGAWYGGKEDALVVGGKMIADNREVLVRTLQESREVYREFETNAVDAGIYRAPEVLRRNAVARIGEMADVQYLAKVLDLSAEDDEMEALPAPLKGAEYERKELEESARETGLESLSAEDVFSAPVYCDPRGGWNLMLSRNGKVEWSVMNDDGGLTPVRSIDPRQVPLLAPEGEGVDVFRAYMGTLNRRDSMFGYACYLVDDYGYEDHLANTYYGALAAAALDLLWRSSLVTYMRGGKLDRQGMIEGIISYDMDRLDAPAIGAFI; translated from the coding sequence TTGCTTGAGCTAGATGTTGATATGTCGGAGCTGGAGGGCAGGAGCTTCACCTGTGATGATAAGTGCGGGTTATGCTGCCTGTGCCAGGCCGAAGTACTGCCCCATGAGGTCCCCTTCTTCAAGAAGAACCACCCGTCGCGAGTGGTGATGAAGGCCGAGCCCCACCGCCACGTGGCCTTGGCCCTCAAGGGCGGAGAGGGACCGTGCACCTTCCTCACCCCCAGCCGCCGGTGTCAGATATACTCCGATCGTCCGCACTATTGCCGCCAGTTCCCCTTCCACATCTATGTCGGCACCAGGGTCCAGGTCGAGCTCGACCTCTCGTGTCGGGGAGCATGGTACGGAGGGAAGGAGGACGCCCTGGTGGTCGGTGGTAAGATGATCGCCGATAACCGTGAGGTACTGGTGCGTACCCTCCAGGAGTCGAGGGAGGTCTACCGCGAGTTCGAGACCAACGCCGTCGATGCTGGCATCTACCGCGCACCGGAGGTCCTGCGCCGCAACGCCGTCGCCCGAATCGGGGAGATGGCCGACGTGCAGTACCTAGCTAAGGTTCTCGACCTCTCGGCCGAAGACGACGAGATGGAGGCATTACCCGCCCCCTTGAAGGGCGCGGAGTATGAGCGCAAGGAGCTAGAGGAGTCGGCCCGGGAGACCGGTCTGGAATCGTTGAGCGCCGAGGATGTGTTCTCCGCTCCGGTGTACTGCGACCCCCGGGGCGGGTGGAACCTGATGCTGTCGAGGAACGGAAAGGTCGAGTGGTCGGTGATGAACGATGACGGTGGCCTCACCCCCGTTCGTTCCATCGATCCCCGGCAGGTGCCGCTTCTAGCTCCCGAGGGCGAGGGCGTGGACGTCTTCCGAGCGTACATGGGGACACTGAACCGCAGGGACTCGATGTTCGGCTACGCCTGCTACCTCGTCGATGACTACGGATATGAGGACCACTTGGCGAATACCTACTACGGTGCTCTCGCGGCAGCGGCGCTGGACCTGCTGTGGCGCTCCTCCCTGGTCACATATATGCGCGGCGGGAAGCTCGACCGGCAGGGCATGATCGAGGGCATAATCTCCTATGACATGGACCGACTGGACGCCCCGGCCATCGGGGCATTCATCTAG
- a CDS encoding LSM domain-containing protein: MQKPLTVLNQAINRPVIVELKANREYRGVLDGYDPHMNLVLKNAEELINNEVVRKLDVTIVRGDNVIYISP, encoded by the coding sequence ATGCAGAAACCTCTGACCGTTCTGAACCAGGCGATCAACCGTCCCGTGATCGTCGAGCTGAAGGCAAACAGGGAGTACCGGGGTGTCCTGGACGGATACGACCCGCACATGAACCTGGTCCTTAAGAACGCGGAAGAGCTCATCAACAACGAAGTGGTGAGAAAGCTCGATGTGACCATCGTGCGCGGGGACAACGTCATTTACATTTCACCGTAA
- a CDS encoding 50S ribosomal protein L37e, whose amino-acid sequence MGKGTPSMGKRSSGKSHIPCRRCGKSAYNMQKGVCASCGYGKTARLRSYSWAKQH is encoded by the coding sequence ATGGGAAAAGGCACTCCGTCAATGGGTAAGAGGTCGAGCGGCAAGTCACACATCCCCTGCCGCCGCTGCGGGAAGAGCGCGTACAACATGCAGAAGGGAGTCTGCGCTTCCTGCGGATACGGAAAGACCGCGAGGTTGAGGTCCTATTCCTGGGCCAAGCAGCACTAA
- the purF gene encoding amidophosphoribosyltransferase: MFESMDDKPGHYCGVVAMALDTNAAPELKRSLRIIQHRGQEAAGVVVSDGINTSYVRAAGLVHEVLAGRDFEALKGQMGIGHVRYATTGSACSQNAQPIVVTSSSGDVALGHNGDIVNSAKLRAKFQSIGWAFLTTTDSEIIVRILANELKQGGDPVKAIRSTMKFLDGAYSLVIMVGGRVFGVRDPLGFRPLCVGKLSHGYCIVSESSVFDVLQGEFIRDILPGEIVEITKDSIIPSRMAGPAHRAHCMFEWVYFARPDSVIDGREVYDVRKTIGKVLAREQPAKADVVIPVPDSGRAHALGYSLASGIPYDEGLMKNRYVERTFIMPEQAQREEGVSIKLNPIKSTIEGRRVVVVDDSMVRGTTLRKIVQMLRRGGAKEVHVRIGCPPVRAPCYYGIDMKTREQFIANNKTVEQIAEYLTANSLGYISLKGLEEALRIPDNDLCLACLNGEYPTNVPGEKMRFQRKLDI; encoded by the coding sequence ATGTTCGAGAGCATGGACGACAAACCCGGGCATTATTGCGGGGTTGTCGCCATGGCGTTGGACACCAACGCCGCTCCCGAGCTGAAACGTTCTCTAAGGATCATCCAGCACCGTGGCCAGGAGGCCGCTGGTGTCGTTGTTTCTGATGGTATCAACACATCCTATGTAAGGGCTGCCGGGCTGGTCCATGAAGTGTTGGCCGGCAGGGATTTCGAGGCCCTCAAGGGTCAGATGGGCATCGGTCACGTTCGCTATGCCACCACCGGATCGGCCTGTTCCCAGAACGCCCAGCCCATCGTCGTCACCTCGTCGTCCGGGGATGTGGCGCTGGGTCACAATGGTGACATCGTCAACTCAGCGAAGCTGAGGGCCAAGTTCCAGAGCATCGGGTGGGCCTTCCTCACCACCACCGATTCCGAGATCATCGTTCGGATCCTGGCTAACGAACTCAAGCAGGGTGGGGACCCGGTCAAGGCGATCCGTTCCACCATGAAGTTCCTGGATGGTGCCTATTCATTGGTCATAATGGTCGGCGGTCGCGTGTTCGGGGTGCGCGATCCCCTGGGCTTCCGCCCGCTGTGCGTCGGCAAGCTCTCCCATGGTTATTGCATCGTTTCCGAGTCCTCAGTCTTCGACGTCCTCCAGGGGGAGTTCATCCGCGACATCCTGCCCGGAGAGATAGTCGAGATCACCAAGGACAGTATCATACCTTCCCGTATGGCCGGTCCCGCCCACCGCGCCCACTGTATGTTCGAATGGGTCTATTTCGCCCGCCCAGACTCGGTGATCGACGGCCGTGAGGTGTACGATGTCCGCAAGACCATCGGTAAAGTGCTGGCGAGAGAGCAGCCGGCGAAGGCCGATGTGGTGATACCGGTCCCCGATTCCGGGCGCGCCCACGCTCTCGGCTATTCCTTGGCGTCCGGCATCCCCTATGACGAGGGGCTCATGAAGAATCGTTATGTCGAGCGCACCTTCATCATGCCCGAGCAGGCCCAGCGGGAGGAAGGAGTCAGCATAAAGCTCAATCCGATAAAATCGACCATCGAGGGGCGGCGGGTCGTGGTAGTCGACGATTCCATGGTCCGGGGGACGACGTTGCGCAAGATCGTGCAGATGCTTCGCCGGGGTGGGGCCAAGGAAGTCCATGTCCGCATCGGCTGTCCGCCTGTCCGTGCGCCGTGCTACTACGGCATCGACATGAAGACCAGGGAGCAGTTTATCGCCAACAACAAGACAGTCGAGCAGATCGCCGAGTACCTAACCGCCAACAGTCTCGGTTACATATCGCTCAAGGGTCTAGAGGAGGCGCTGCGGATCCCCGACAACGACCTTTGCCTGGCCTGCCTGAACGGGGAGTACCCGACCAACGTCCCCGGCGAGAAGATGCGCTTCCAGAGGAAGCTGGATATCTAG
- a CDS encoding 4Fe-4S double cluster binding domain-containing protein, with translation MQPQESIICLPVDAPIMELHEKMPRLVRRLGGDLYGVADLSLARDEMLRQGGIDADDYPRAVVVGIRLMDSIVDQLREGRETRAVAVTYQTECYEYVNRRLNDIASRLASTLQSAGYKALPVPASERIDDERVCAMFSHKLAAHLAGLGWIGRSCLLITPQFGPRVRWVSVLTDAPLPAGTPLSEACGFCRACVDACPAKAIKGLAFREVEPREARYDALACQSYLHELENRKERGACGMCIAMCPHGRKRSV, from the coding sequence ATGCAGCCTCAGGAGAGCATTATCTGCTTGCCCGTCGATGCGCCCATCATGGAGCTGCACGAGAAGATGCCCCGCCTCGTCCGACGCCTGGGCGGGGATCTGTACGGTGTTGCCGACCTCAGCCTGGCTCGGGATGAGATGCTGAGGCAGGGCGGCATCGACGCGGACGATTACCCGAGAGCTGTCGTCGTCGGCATCCGGCTCATGGATAGCATCGTCGACCAGCTGCGGGAGGGTCGGGAGACCAGGGCCGTGGCGGTGACCTACCAGACCGAATGCTACGAGTATGTGAACCGTCGGTTGAACGATATCGCCTCCCGCCTGGCCTCGACGCTCCAGTCCGCCGGATACAAAGCGCTGCCCGTTCCCGCGAGCGAGCGCATCGATGACGAACGCGTCTGCGCCATGTTCTCCCACAAGCTCGCTGCCCATCTGGCTGGCCTGGGGTGGATCGGCCGCAGTTGCTTGCTGATCACACCGCAGTTCGGCCCCCGTGTTCGGTGGGTCTCGGTGCTTACTGACGCGCCCCTTCCGGCCGGCACCCCTCTGAGTGAGGCATGCGGCTTCTGCCGCGCCTGCGTCGATGCCTGCCCGGCGAAGGCGATCAAGGGTCTGGCGTTCAGGGAGGTTGAGCCGCGGGAAGCTCGCTATGACGCCCTAGCCTGCCAGAGCTATCTTCACGAGCTGGAGAACAGGAAGGAGCGGGGGGCATGTGGCATGTGCATCGCCATGTGCCCTCATGGGCGGAAGAGAAGTGTCTAG
- a CDS encoding DUF4386 family protein, with amino-acid sequence MLNLFAALQLLGGADYLAVFPVDQLQAQALLYINMYTNGFMIAQIFYGAWLLPLGYLV; translated from the coding sequence ATGCTAAACCTGTTCGCAGCCCTGCAACTGTTGGGAGGCGCCGATTACCTGGCAGTGTTCCCGGTCGATCAGCTGCAGGCCCAGGCCCTCCTATATATCAATATGTACACCAACGGGTTCATGATCGCCCAGATATTCTATGGCGCCTGGTTGCTTCCTCTCGGCTATCTGGTCTAA
- a CDS encoding MFS transporter encodes MATIKDGRGQALLLIAIVFLTTMDGMDASIVNIALPSIASSFFIDISTAAWVSLTYFMMMAGLLLVFGRLADRGIMKRALLAGLFIFTLFSLVCGVATTFEMLIIGRIFQGIGAAVMGACAPLLCVRYLPGNKLGLGMGAIAIGASIGYASGPTLGGFLTQYLSWHWIFIINVPIGVASILFLTRAIPKDESYARSYFDWPGSGLSIMGIITGVFAIERSSQMGFEDAQIVAAILICALSTGLFIIWEKRCKDPLLNPRIFHSWTFNSVLVAYLTINLVGTGIWYLTPFYLSLVMGFDSALSGIFMLIPPAVTLMISVPIGRWSDRYGRRLFSVISCMAMTLSSGILFIIDPAMGTIPLTMALIMMGVLWGTCGTAASRIVEKIETKEEGTGAALIAVATYLGASVGASFYAAFFSIFSGAGNTPFTDLDISVFLRGYHGVMLLGVAFALSAVVLSAKVKDGRHRPELVKTVDRPIGDGS; translated from the coding sequence ATGGCGACAATTAAGGATGGCAGAGGGCAGGCGCTTCTGCTTATCGCCATCGTGTTCTTGACAACCATGGATGGGATGGATGCTTCGATAGTGAACATCGCGCTGCCCAGTATCGCGTCCTCGTTCTTTATCGACATAAGCACTGCTGCATGGGTATCCTTGACCTATTTCATGATGATGGCAGGGCTGCTTCTGGTATTCGGCCGTCTGGCAGACCGTGGCATTATGAAGAGGGCACTTTTAGCCGGATTATTCATCTTTACCCTTTTCTCCCTGGTATGTGGTGTGGCGACCACATTCGAGATGCTGATCATAGGTAGGATCTTTCAGGGGATAGGCGCGGCCGTCATGGGCGCCTGTGCGCCCCTCTTGTGTGTCAGATACCTTCCTGGGAATAAGCTTGGGCTTGGTATGGGCGCTATTGCTATAGGTGCATCCATCGGATATGCTTCGGGGCCCACCCTTGGTGGATTCTTAACCCAATATCTCTCCTGGCATTGGATATTCATCATCAATGTGCCGATCGGTGTAGCTAGCATTTTGTTCCTGACTCGAGCCATACCTAAGGATGAGAGCTATGCCCGATCATATTTCGATTGGCCAGGATCTGGTTTATCCATAATGGGCATCATCACGGGCGTGTTCGCGATAGAACGTTCCTCGCAAATGGGGTTTGAGGACGCTCAGATTGTTGCTGCGATCCTCATTTGTGCCCTCTCAACCGGCTTGTTCATAATATGGGAGAAAAGATGCAAGGATCCTCTCCTGAACCCGAGGATCTTTCACTCTTGGACATTCAATTCAGTGTTGGTGGCCTATCTGACAATCAACCTTGTTGGGACCGGAATATGGTATCTGACACCGTTCTACCTCTCACTGGTCATGGGGTTCGATTCTGCCTTAAGCGGGATATTCATGCTGATACCGCCGGCCGTGACTCTGATGATCAGTGTGCCGATCGGTAGATGGTCCGACCGCTATGGGCGAAGATTATTCAGTGTCATTTCATGCATGGCAATGACCCTCTCCAGCGGCATTCTGTTCATCATCGATCCGGCGATGGGGACGATTCCCTTGACTATGGCCCTTATCATGATGGGAGTCCTCTGGGGAACCTGCGGTACAGCTGCGAGCCGCATAGTGGAGAAGATAGAAACTAAGGAGGAAGGGACCGGAGCCGCACTCATAGCTGTTGCGACGTACCTCGGTGCCTCTGTGGGCGCGTCATTCTATGCTGCATTCTTCTCGATCTTCAGCGGTGCCGGTAACACGCCATTCACTGATCTAGATATATCTGTGTTCCTGAGAGGCTACCACGGCGTAATGCTGTTGGGTGTGGCTTTTGCATTATCGGCCGTCGTGCTGTCCGCCAAGGTAAAAGATGGCAGGCACCGTCCCGAACTGGTAAAAACGGTCGATCGGCCGATAGGCGATGGAAGCTAG